In a genomic window of Kwoniella mangroviensis CBS 8507 chromosome 2, whole genome shotgun sequence:
- a CDS encoding glutaredoxin, with translation MSAEIKQLVDKTIKENKAVVFSKTYCPYCKRAKSYLGEDTSDIAILELDERDDGSAIQAYLKELNGQSTVPHVYLNQEFIGGSSDLLKLSHDQIKQKISA, from the exons atgtcagctgaaatcaAGCAACTCGTGGACAAGACCATCAAGGAGAATAAGGCTGTTGTCTTCTCCAAGACTTACTGTCCT TACTGTAAGAGAGCCAAGTCTTACCTCGGTGAAGATACCAGCGATATCGCCATTCTTGA ACtcgatgaaagagatgatggat CTGCCATCCAAGCCTACCTCAAGGAGCTCAACGGTCAATCCACCGTCCCTCACGTATACCTCAACCAGGAGTTCATCGGAGGTTCATCAGACTTGTTGAAGCTCTCTCACGATCAAATCAAGCAAAAGATCTCTGCTTAG